From a region of the Thiorhodovibrio winogradskyi genome:
- a CDS encoding lytic murein transglycosylase, protein MSVKHPRKKPLGSSQRLLPFAVTLALLFSLSPTQAREPKQEPEPKSESEWVQAPVLVSCGGPFADWLAAVAAEARAQGRSEQALALLASLSPDPRVLAHDRSQAVFTQDWLTFAGRMVNAYRLRLGHEHLRDWASTFTQAKEEYGVPGPVITAFWGLETDYGQVLGDFDTLRALATLAHDCRRSALFREQLLAALELLDHGDLAAADLKGAWAGEIGQIQLLPSDYLRLGTDGDGDGRVDLRASKADVILTAARLLQDLGWRAGELWLEEVRIPEQLPWAEVGLYNRLPRERWAELGVRAADGSPLLADGIARAELPAALLLPMGRHGPAFLAYPNMDVFLQWNQSLTYATTAAYFATRLAGAEKVNPRTPDPGLSSEQMKQLQRKLKDLGHDVGKIDGILGAKTRAAVRAEQLRRDFPADAWPTPELLQRL, encoded by the coding sequence ATGAGCGTAAAGCATCCCCGAAAGAAACCTCTCGGGAGTTCCCAGCGGCTGTTGCCCTTTGCCGTCACGCTGGCGCTGCTGTTCTCGCTGTCGCCAACTCAAGCGCGGGAGCCGAAACAGGAGCCGGAGCCAAAGTCAGAATCGGAATGGGTGCAAGCGCCTGTACTGGTCTCTTGTGGCGGGCCTTTCGCGGACTGGTTGGCCGCTGTCGCCGCCGAAGCCCGCGCCCAGGGGCGTAGCGAGCAAGCCCTAGCGCTGCTGGCGTCTTTGTCGCCAGATCCCAGAGTGCTGGCGCATGACCGCTCCCAGGCCGTTTTCACCCAAGACTGGCTCACCTTCGCCGGGCGCATGGTCAATGCCTATCGCCTGCGTCTTGGGCACGAGCATCTGCGCGATTGGGCCAGCACCTTCACCCAGGCCAAGGAAGAATACGGCGTGCCGGGTCCGGTTATTACCGCCTTCTGGGGGCTGGAGACCGACTATGGCCAGGTGCTGGGGGATTTCGATACCCTGCGCGCTTTGGCGACCTTGGCGCACGACTGCCGCCGCTCGGCCTTGTTTCGCGAGCAACTGCTGGCGGCGTTGGAGCTGCTCGACCATGGCGATCTTGCCGCGGCCGACCTCAAAGGTGCCTGGGCGGGAGAAATCGGCCAGATTCAGCTGCTGCCGTCGGATTATCTGCGCTTGGGCACCGATGGCGATGGCGACGGCCGAGTCGATCTGCGCGCCTCCAAGGCGGATGTGATTCTGACCGCCGCGCGTCTGCTGCAAGATCTCGGCTGGCGCGCCGGCGAACTCTGGCTGGAAGAAGTCCGGATCCCCGAGCAACTGCCCTGGGCCGAGGTGGGGCTCTACAACCGCCTGCCACGCGAGCGCTGGGCGGAACTCGGCGTGCGCGCGGCCGATGGCTCCCCGCTGTTGGCCGATGGCATCGCCAGGGCCGAACTGCCCGCCGCGCTGCTGCTGCCCATGGGACGTCATGGCCCGGCTTTTCTGGCCTATCCGAACATGGATGTGTTTCTGCAATGGAACCAGTCCCTGACCTACGCCACCACGGCCGCCTACTTCGCAACCCGCTTGGCCGGCGCGGAGAAGGTTAATCCGCGCACCCCGGATCCCGGTCTGTCAAGCGAGCAGATGAAGCAGCTCCAGCGCAAGCTTAAAGACCTTGGCCACGATGTCGGCAAAATCGACGGAATTCTGGGTGCCAAAACCCGCGCCGCCGTGCGCGCCGAGCAACTCCGTCGTGATTTCCCGGCCGATGCCTGGCCGACGCCGGAGCTGCTTCAGAGGCTGTAA
- a CDS encoding methyltransferase family protein encodes MSQASTPPSLFQRLRHSLKGHRGEYLVAIQFALILIFAIMPAWRPGVDSALLATLQPWLLVLVIPASVAAVLFAGFGSLHIREYLTPLPYPVDHSQLVQTGVYSIVRHPLYSSQLFAAFAWTLYNLSLSHLLVLIAGFVFFDYKANKEEAWLTERHPDYPGYAQRVRKFVPWVY; translated from the coding sequence ATGTCTCAAGCTTCCACTCCCCCGTCATTGTTTCAGCGCCTGCGCCACAGCCTCAAGGGCCACCGTGGCGAGTATCTGGTGGCGATCCAATTCGCGCTGATTCTCATCTTCGCGATCATGCCAGCCTGGCGTCCGGGCGTCGATAGCGCGCTGCTCGCGACCCTGCAACCCTGGCTGCTCGTGCTGGTGATTCCCGCCAGTGTAGCGGCCGTGTTGTTCGCCGGTTTCGGCTCGCTGCACATTCGCGAGTACCTAACCCCCTTGCCCTACCCGGTTGATCACAGTCAACTGGTGCAGACGGGCGTTTACAGTATCGTGCGCCATCCGCTCTACTCGAGCCAGCTCTTTGCCGCCTTTGCCTGGACGCTCTACAATCTCAGTCTGTCGCATCTGCTGGTGCTGATCGCCGGCTTTGTCTTTTTCGATTATAAGGCGAACAAAGAGGAAGCCTGGCTTACTGAGCGCCACCCGGACTATCCCGGTTACGCCCAGCGGGTGCGGAAATTCGTGCCCTGGGTTTACTAA
- a CDS encoding circularly permuted type 2 ATP-grasp protein, producing the protein MSAIDPVTATALAAASGDASEPSTLLDHYLPLPSSFDEMRAGDGRLRPHWQYMLESLRTLGPNSIAARSREARRLVRDNGVTYNVYGDPRGMSRPWELDPIPLLVRGDEWAELERGLIQRAELLNQILVDLHGPRQLVRKGLIPPELIDGYPGYLLPCVGAEVADNQPLVLHGADLTRDGQGRWYVLDDRAQSPSGAGYALENRVVLSRVLPSLFRDSHVHRLAGFFRAVRRALGRLAPGEPDEARIALMTPGPSNEAYFEHAYLANYLGYGLVQGSDLSVRDGALWLRTLGRLERIDALIRRVDDLWCDPLELREDSLLGVPGLLAAVRAGNLTVANALGSGVLEHPGLFSLLPRLCQHLLGEELLLPQRDTWWCGDPEARERVIERIDQVAIRQTGGLGSPRGWLGKELEGAERDALIMAIRAEPAFFVAQEVTKPSTTPAYIEGRLQPRPFVLRSFLVADQDGYVVMPGGLSRVALNQSTPIVSNQLGGLGKDTWVLATEPERQESLVVPGERGRPAVVQESEVSSRVADNLFWIGRYTERAEGLVRLLRVTLIKLGDRFNFAPEVNNSCCLNLLLQALTYQSQTYPGFVGDGAEQRLAQPTEEMLSLITNAERAGALPQTLQALGQAAWSVRDRLSNDTWRVVNAIEKSLHALTEHQPQALNGVLDVLDPLVTFLVAFAALTNENMTHNEGWHFLEAGRRLERGRDIAALLRATLVAVSGEPDETLTIEAVLGVTDSLITYRRRYRAGTRVGALLDLVFQDETNPRSLAYQLVQLQQLVDDMPRTQNQPLRSQAQKIMLRLVTDLRLAELDQLSQAAPAVDDAPARREALNRLLTSIETGLGGLSNALTAQYFRHEEQPHYLIDPRGNQEPPRPGSRA; encoded by the coding sequence ATGTCCGCAATCGATCCGGTCACCGCGACGGCCTTGGCTGCCGCATCCGGCGACGCCAGCGAGCCGTCGACCCTGCTCGATCATTACCTGCCCTTGCCGAGCAGCTTCGACGAGATGCGCGCGGGTGACGGTCGCCTGCGCCCGCACTGGCAGTATATGCTCGAATCCCTGCGCACCCTGGGACCCAACAGCATTGCCGCGCGCTCGCGGGAGGCCCGTCGGCTGGTGCGCGACAATGGCGTGACCTACAACGTCTATGGCGATCCGCGCGGCATGTCGCGCCCCTGGGAGCTGGATCCCATCCCGCTGTTGGTGCGCGGCGACGAATGGGCCGAGCTTGAGCGCGGACTCATCCAGCGCGCCGAGTTGCTGAACCAGATCCTGGTCGATCTCCACGGGCCGCGCCAGTTGGTGCGCAAGGGGTTGATCCCGCCCGAGCTGATCGATGGCTACCCGGGCTATTTGCTGCCCTGTGTCGGCGCCGAGGTTGCCGACAACCAGCCGCTGGTGCTCCATGGCGCGGACCTGACCCGCGACGGCCAGGGGCGCTGGTATGTGCTCGATGACCGTGCCCAGAGCCCCTCCGGCGCCGGCTATGCGTTGGAAAATCGCGTGGTGCTCTCGCGCGTGCTGCCAAGTCTGTTCCGTGACTCCCATGTGCATCGCCTGGCCGGCTTTTTCCGCGCCGTGCGCCGCGCGCTCGGGCGACTGGCGCCCGGGGAGCCGGACGAGGCGCGCATCGCCCTGATGACCCCGGGACCGAGCAACGAGGCCTATTTCGAGCACGCCTATCTGGCGAACTATCTCGGCTACGGCCTGGTGCAGGGCAGCGATCTGTCGGTACGCGACGGCGCGCTCTGGCTGCGCACCCTGGGACGCCTCGAACGCATCGATGCCCTCATCCGCCGGGTGGACGATCTTTGGTGCGATCCGCTCGAACTGCGCGAGGATTCCCTGCTCGGCGTGCCCGGCCTGCTGGCGGCGGTGCGCGCTGGCAATTTAACCGTGGCCAACGCCCTGGGCAGCGGCGTGCTGGAGCATCCCGGCCTGTTTTCCTTGCTGCCGCGGCTGTGCCAGCATCTGCTCGGCGAGGAACTGCTGCTGCCGCAGCGGGACACTTGGTGGTGCGGTGATCCCGAGGCACGCGAGCGGGTGATTGAGCGCATCGACCAAGTCGCCATCCGCCAGACCGGCGGTCTCGGCAGCCCGCGCGGCTGGCTGGGCAAGGAGCTGGAAGGCGCGGAGCGCGATGCGCTGATCATGGCCATTCGCGCCGAGCCCGCGTTCTTTGTCGCCCAGGAGGTGACCAAACCCTCCACCACGCCGGCCTATATCGAGGGCCGTCTGCAACCGCGGCCCTTTGTGCTGCGCTCTTTCCTGGTGGCCGATCAGGACGGCTATGTGGTCATGCCCGGGGGCCTGAGCCGGGTGGCGCTCAATCAAAGCACGCCCATTGTTTCCAACCAGCTTGGCGGTCTGGGCAAGGACACCTGGGTGCTGGCCACCGAGCCCGAACGCCAGGAGAGCCTGGTGGTGCCAGGCGAGCGCGGCAGGCCGGCCGTGGTGCAGGAAAGCGAGGTCTCGAGCCGGGTCGCCGACAATCTGTTTTGGATTGGCCGCTACACCGAGCGCGCCGAGGGGCTGGTGCGGCTGCTGCGGGTCACGCTCATCAAGCTCGGGGACAGATTCAATTTCGCGCCCGAGGTCAACAATTCCTGCTGTCTGAATCTGCTGCTGCAGGCGCTGACCTACCAAAGCCAAACCTACCCGGGCTTTGTCGGCGACGGCGCCGAGCAGCGTCTCGCCCAACCCACCGAGGAAATGCTCTCGCTCATCACCAATGCCGAGCGCGCCGGCGCCCTGCCGCAAACCCTGCAGGCCCTGGGACAGGCGGCCTGGTCGGTGCGCGATCGCCTCTCGAACGACACCTGGCGGGTGGTCAACGCTATTGAAAAAAGCCTGCACGCACTCACTGAACATCAACCCCAGGCGCTCAATGGGGTGTTGGATGTGCTCGACCCCCTGGTGACCTTCCTAGTCGCTTTCGCCGCGCTGACCAATGAGAACATGACCCACAACGAAGGCTGGCATTTTCTGGAGGCTGGTCGCCGGCTCGAGCGCGGGCGTGACATCGCCGCCCTGCTGCGCGCCACCCTGGTCGCCGTGAGCGGCGAACCGGACGAGACCCTGACCATCGAGGCCGTGCTGGGCGTGACCGACAGCCTGATCACCTACCGCCGCCGCTACCGCGCCGGCACCCGGGTTGGCGCCCTGCTGGACCTGGTCTTTCAGGACGAAACCAATCCGCGCTCCCTGGCCTATCAGCTGGTGCAATTGCAGCAGCTTGTCGATGACATGCCGCGCACCCAGAATCAGCCCCTACGCAGTCAGGCGCAAAAAATCATGCTACGCCTGGTCACTGACCTGCGCCTGGCGGAACTCGATCAACTCAGCCAGGCCGCGCCGGCGGTGGATGACGCGCCCGCGCGCCGCGAGGCGCTCAATCGCCTGCTGACCAGTATCGAGACTGGCCTAGGCGGACTCTCCAACGCGCTCACGGCGCAATACTTCCGCCACGAAGAACAGCCGCATTACCTCATTGATCCGCGCGGCAACCAGGAACCGCCCAGGCCCGGGAGCCGCGCATGA
- a CDS encoding transglutaminase family protein gives MKYRVSHVTRYAYAAPVSLCHSVAHLKPRPMNHQRVINTSLRVTPWPSVTREHQDFFGNRVSYFSLQQSHSMLEISATSEVEVTIPALPAADADPPWDSVPKRLRETPDAKHLAARAFTLPSPAIAQQPDAVAFARASFPPGRPLFDATRELVNRIFSDFEYDPSFTTIATPISEVLAHRRGVCQDFAHLGIAALRGLGLAARYVSGYLETLPPPGQPKLRGADASHAWFSLFVPGHGWVDFDPTNDSLIGEQHITTAIGRDYQDVTPVRGVFYGGGEHELTVAVDVDRILPADGAC, from the coding sequence ATGAAATATCGCGTCAGTCATGTCACCCGCTATGCCTATGCGGCGCCTGTGTCCCTGTGCCATAGCGTGGCGCATCTCAAACCCAGGCCCATGAATCATCAGCGCGTGATCAATACCAGCTTGCGGGTCACGCCCTGGCCCTCGGTCACGCGCGAACATCAGGATTTTTTCGGCAACAGGGTGAGCTACTTCTCGCTGCAGCAATCCCATTCGATGCTCGAGATCAGCGCCACCAGCGAGGTGGAAGTCACCATCCCGGCGCTACCCGCCGCGGATGCCGACCCGCCCTGGGACAGCGTGCCCAAGCGCCTGCGCGAGACCCCTGATGCCAAGCATCTGGCGGCGCGCGCCTTCACCCTGCCCTCGCCCGCCATCGCCCAGCAACCGGATGCGGTTGCCTTCGCCCGCGCCAGCTTCCCGCCCGGTCGGCCGCTGTTCGACGCCACCCGCGAGCTGGTCAATCGCATCTTCAGCGACTTCGAATATGACCCGAGCTTCACCACCATCGCCACGCCCATCAGCGAGGTGCTCGCCCACCGACGCGGCGTTTGTCAGGACTTTGCCCATCTTGGCATCGCCGCGTTGCGCGGCCTGGGGCTGGCCGCGCGCTATGTCAGCGGATATCTCGAAACCCTGCCGCCGCCGGGGCAGCCCAAATTGCGCGGTGCCGACGCATCCCATGCCTGGTTCTCGCTGTTCGTGCCCGGTCATGGCTGGGTGGATTTCGACCCGACCAACGACAGCTTGATCGGCGAGCAGCACATCACCACCGCCATCGGCCGTGACTACCAGGATGTCACGCCTGTGCGCGGCGTGTTTTACGGCGGTGGCGAGCACGAACTCACGGTCGCGGTGGATGTTGATCGCATCCTGCCCGCGGACGGCGCCTGCTAA
- a CDS encoding CIA30 family protein, protein MADERGASAGVSGGAPEAGLERPVDGWLIDDFRDPTHSRLGTSWRAVSDQVMGGVSSARMHRIHSDGRDALCLEGEVSLENNGGFAQINLDLAADGPLDASGHAGVWLIQRGNGADYSLHLKTFATRLPWQSYRAGFASTPNWTLVRLPFADFVPHRLDQPLDLTRLKRLGLVAIGRAMTAELCVTEVGFYRDAKIGGQ, encoded by the coding sequence ATGGCGGATGAACGGGGAGCGAGCGCCGGAGTATCCGGTGGTGCGCCAGAGGCTGGGCTGGAGCGCCCGGTTGATGGCTGGCTGATCGACGATTTTCGCGATCCTACACACTCGCGACTCGGCACCTCCTGGCGTGCCGTGAGCGATCAGGTCATGGGTGGCGTTTCAAGCGCGCGCATGCACCGCATCCACAGCGATGGCCGCGATGCCCTCTGTCTGGAAGGCGAGGTCAGTCTGGAGAACAATGGCGGCTTCGCGCAAATCAATCTGGATCTGGCCGCCGATGGCCCGCTCGATGCCAGTGGCCATGCCGGCGTTTGGCTCATCCAGCGCGGCAATGGCGCGGACTACAGCCTGCATCTGAAAACCTTCGCGACACGCCTGCCCTGGCAGTCCTACCGCGCCGGTTTCGCGAGCACCCCCAACTGGACCCTGGTGCGGCTGCCCTTTGCCGATTTCGTCCCCCATCGTTTGGACCAGCCCCTGGATCTCACGCGGCTCAAGCGGCTCGGGCTGGTGGCCATCGGCCGCGCGATGACCGCCGAGCTGTGCGTGACCGAGGTCGGCTTTTATCGCGACGCCAAGATAGGTGGTCAATGA